Proteins from one Oscillatoria nigro-viridis PCC 7112 genomic window:
- a CDS encoding alpha-amylase family protein, with the protein MKDLWYKNAIVYSLDVETFMDSDGDGVGDFQGLINRLDYLSALGITCLWLLPFYSSPNRDNGYDVMDYYNIDPRLGTLGDFVEFMHQARERGIRVPIDLVVNHTSNQHPWFVAAKSDKNSKYRNYYVWSENPPKTAPELLVFPDAEDSIWEYDEQANAYYLHHFYKEQPDLNIANPAVREEICKIMGFWLELGVSGFRIDAVPFLIKGIGIEGADPENLRGFLEEMREFVSSRQGDAVLLAEANVDREQIPVYFAKGDRMHILFNFLLNQHLFLALARQESTALRDGLKTLPDIPAICQWLNFVRHHDELTLDRITSSEREEIFAAFAPEKTMQIFGRGIRRRLPPMMGGDRRRIELIYSLLFTLPGTPMLRYGEEIGMGDDLSLEGRDSVRTVMQWSDAANGRFSTAATDALARPAIANGEYGYKQVNVVAAQRDPASLINWMERAISIRKQCPELGRGKWHILETDSPSVLAHCCDWQGRTVMAVHNLADKPCTATLKSNEYSHLFDLFGDRLYEPLGPDSPSIPLEAYGYRWFRVNRILG; encoded by the coding sequence ATGAAAGACCTCTGGTATAAAAACGCAATTGTCTACTCCCTTGATGTTGAAACCTTCATGGACTCGGACGGCGATGGTGTCGGGGACTTTCAGGGACTTATCAACCGCCTAGACTATTTATCCGCGCTAGGAATTACTTGTTTGTGGTTGCTGCCGTTTTATTCTTCCCCTAACCGGGATAATGGTTACGACGTGATGGATTACTACAACATCGATCCGCGACTGGGAACCCTGGGAGATTTTGTCGAGTTCATGCACCAAGCAAGGGAACGAGGAATTCGCGTGCCGATCGATCTGGTAGTAAATCATACGTCCAATCAGCATCCTTGGTTTGTTGCAGCCAAAAGCGATAAAAACTCCAAATATCGCAATTACTACGTGTGGTCAGAAAATCCACCCAAAACCGCTCCAGAATTGCTGGTGTTTCCTGATGCCGAGGACAGTATTTGGGAGTACGACGAACAAGCAAACGCTTACTATTTGCATCACTTCTATAAAGAACAGCCAGATTTGAATATTGCTAATCCGGCGGTACGAGAAGAAATCTGCAAAATTATGGGTTTCTGGCTAGAACTGGGCGTGTCTGGATTTCGCATTGATGCTGTTCCCTTTTTAATTAAAGGAATTGGCATCGAAGGTGCAGACCCCGAAAACCTGCGAGGTTTCTTGGAAGAAATGAGAGAGTTTGTGTCATCGCGTCAGGGTGATGCAGTGTTGCTGGCAGAAGCAAATGTCGATCGCGAGCAAATTCCTGTCTACTTTGCTAAGGGCGACAGAATGCACATCCTGTTCAACTTTTTGCTGAACCAGCATCTGTTTTTGGCCCTGGCGCGTCAAGAATCCACTGCATTGCGCGATGGACTAAAAACCTTACCGGATATTCCTGCTATTTGTCAGTGGCTTAATTTTGTGCGCCACCATGATGAACTGACGCTAGACCGCATTACTTCCTCGGAACGAGAGGAAATTTTTGCAGCGTTTGCCCCTGAGAAAACTATGCAAATTTTCGGCCGCGGGATTCGTCGTCGCTTACCACCGATGATGGGAGGCGATCGCCGCCGGATTGAACTAATCTACAGTTTGCTTTTCACCCTCCCTGGTACACCCATGCTGCGCTATGGCGAAGAAATTGGCATGGGCGATGACCTTTCGCTGGAAGGTCGAGACAGCGTTCGCACGGTGATGCAATGGTCAGATGCAGCGAATGGTCGCTTCTCGACGGCTGCAACTGATGCCCTTGCCAGACCTGCGATCGCCAACGGAGAATACGGTTACAAACAAGTCAATGTCGTTGCAGCGCAGCGCGATCCTGCCTCATTAATTAACTGGATGGAACGTGCAATCAGCATCCGCAAGCAATGTCCTGAGTTGGGTAGGGGCAAGTGGCACATTCTCGAAACCGACTCTCCCTCGGTGTTAGCCCACTGCTGCGACTGGCAAGGCAGGACGGTGATGGCTGTCCACAATCTAGCCGACAAGCCTTGTACCGCTACGCTGAAATCTAACGAATACAGCCATCTGTTCGATTTATTTGGCGATCGCCTGTATGAACCTCTCGGTCCAGACTCGCCCTCTATTCCCTTAGAAGCCTACGGCTATCGCTGGTTTCGAGTCAATCGCATCCTGGGGTAA
- a CDS encoding ZIP family metal transporter, whose amino-acid sequence MFPVWLQAGFWGLVGGSALLLGAAVGYFVSIPQRAIATIMAFGAGVLISALSFELMDEAYKRGGFDSTAIGFLGGAAVYTAANWFLSQQGAKHRKRSGSFHPAKTESGDGGLAIALGALLDGIPESIVIGVSMISGGVVSWVTVAAIFLSNIPEGLSSAAGMKKAGRSIGYIFGVWGAIAVISGIAALLGYTVFSRFSGEVIAATTAVAAGGILAMISDTMIPEAFEETHDFAGLITVCGFFVAFVLSKLAER is encoded by the coding sequence ATGTTTCCAGTGTGGTTGCAGGCAGGATTTTGGGGTTTAGTGGGGGGTTCGGCCTTGCTACTGGGAGCGGCGGTGGGTTACTTTGTCAGCATTCCCCAGCGCGCGATCGCGACAATTATGGCTTTTGGCGCTGGTGTGCTGATTTCAGCGCTATCCTTTGAGCTGATGGATGAAGCTTACAAGCGCGGCGGTTTCGACTCTACGGCGATCGGCTTTTTGGGGGGCGCTGCTGTCTACACAGCCGCCAATTGGTTTTTGAGTCAACAGGGAGCCAAACACCGCAAGCGATCGGGCTCTTTTCACCCAGCTAAAACAGAGTCAGGCGATGGCGGATTAGCCATCGCCCTCGGCGCCCTGTTAGATGGAATACCGGAGTCGATCGTCATTGGCGTCAGCATGATTTCTGGAGGCGTTGTCAGTTGGGTGACAGTAGCGGCAATTTTTCTTTCCAACATTCCCGAAGGACTTTCCAGCGCCGCCGGCATGAAAAAAGCAGGGAGATCGATCGGTTACATTTTTGGAGTTTGGGGCGCGATCGCAGTTATTTCCGGTATCGCAGCATTGTTAGGATATACGGTTTTCAGCCGCTTTTCTGGGGAAGTAATAGCGGCAACTACCGCCGTAGCTGCTGGGGGTATTTTAGCCATGATCTCAGATACCATGATTCCCGAAGCATTCGAGGAAACTCACGATTTTGCCGGACTAATTACTGTCTGCGGGTTTTTCGTTGCTTTTGTACTCAGCAAGTTAGCAGAAAGATAA
- a CDS encoding bifunctional serine/threonine-protein kinase/ABC transporter substrate-binding protein: MCVNLGEILHESYKIIALLGQGGFARTYTAAQINKPNNPLCVVKEIPFPPSNDPRVLEKGRKRFEREASALRRLGKNSRIPELFDRFEEKDRFYLVQEYVQGHPLSQELTAGDRWNEKNTVALLREVLEILKSVHQENIIHRDITPSNLIRRETDKKIVLIDFGAVKEISTFTSNSTGEIFTSQAIGTSGYMPAEQYNPRSLPQPYNDIYALGIIAIQALTGQRPTNLPQDPETGEIVWDYSTPDRPAVQVSDKLKNILTKMVRFHFQDRYQSVDEVLQDLDLSIVEGPELPKTARKLRSGFRWLLFAVAGIAAFGAIVFLTPRISPLIPRISPPPTLPTPSPDGVSSGKKLLVQTSALWSKQRGINEFADSNYPEALKLLKQSWREDRRDPETLIYINNALLKAINAEYYTIAIVVPIRRNLDGSILNANLAEELLRGIAQAQTEVNLGLLAANENNKNFPGQGFLQPKAIKGKGLKVVIADDGNIKSYAVQRANYLVAQPDILAVIGHYTSDMTVETVDIYNQNKLVAISPGSTTEELTRKPRKFFFRTAPTTSIEAEALVNQLLLVGDKKAAVFYNPNSPFSASLWEEFKKQFEAKGGSTFRISNYYDLSKNNFNAEAAIQKVEKAGKTALLVIPDGQVTNSLENAIEMIKANGDRNWIVGPWTLYEPRTLEVAKQLKSVKKLGVSVFWHPLISFDKKFPQNAEKLWGGPLNTRSALTYDAARTLIKALEMQPEPSREGMQKTLADPNFKAEGATGIIEFDSKTGNRKNPPKRVAHIVPCSREQFGVTFVPIEFSTAAAAGLKCD; this comes from the coding sequence ATGTGTGTCAACTTAGGGGAGATCCTGCACGAAAGCTACAAAATTATCGCTTTGTTGGGACAGGGAGGGTTTGCTAGAACCTACACGGCTGCACAAATAAACAAACCCAATAATCCTCTGTGCGTTGTTAAGGAAATTCCTTTTCCCCCATCGAACGATCCGCGAGTCTTGGAGAAGGGAAGGAAGCGATTTGAAAGGGAGGCTAGCGCTTTGCGCCGTCTCGGGAAAAACTCGCGCATTCCGGAATTATTCGATCGCTTTGAAGAAAAAGATCGCTTTTACTTAGTACAAGAATACGTTCAAGGACATCCGCTCAGTCAAGAACTCACTGCGGGGGATCGGTGGAATGAGAAAAATACCGTTGCTTTGTTGCGGGAAGTTCTGGAAATATTAAAATCAGTACACCAAGAAAATATTATTCACCGCGATATTACACCTTCTAACTTAATTCGGCGCGAAACAGATAAAAAAATAGTTTTAATTGATTTTGGGGCGGTCAAAGAAATCAGCACTTTTACCTCTAACTCTACAGGTGAAATATTCACATCGCAGGCGATCGGCACCAGCGGTTATATGCCTGCCGAACAATACAACCCGCGGTCTCTCCCGCAACCCTACAACGACATTTACGCTCTCGGAATCATCGCTATCCAAGCTCTCACCGGCCAACGTCCCACCAATCTGCCGCAAGACCCCGAAACTGGTGAAATTGTCTGGGATTACTCGACGCCCGATCGCCCTGCGGTACAAGTTAGCGACAAGCTCAAAAATATTTTAACCAAGATGGTGCGTTTCCACTTTCAAGACCGCTACCAATCGGTGGATGAAGTTTTGCAAGACTTGGATTTGTCGATCGTCGAAGGGCCCGAGTTACCCAAAACTGCGCGGAAGTTGCGATCGGGCTTTCGCTGGCTGCTGTTCGCCGTTGCGGGGATTGCGGCTTTTGGGGCGATCGTATTTTTAACCCCCAGAATTTCCCCGCTAATCCCCAGAATTTCCCCGCCCCCAACGCTGCCTACACCCTCCCCCGATGGTGTAAGTTCCGGCAAAAAACTCCTAGTGCAAACCTCCGCCCTGTGGTCAAAACAAAGGGGAATCAATGAGTTTGCCGACTCAAATTATCCCGAAGCTTTAAAATTGCTCAAACAGTCCTGGCGGGAAGACCGCAGAGATCCAGAAACTTTAATTTACATCAACAACGCTCTGCTGAAGGCAATAAATGCAGAATATTACACGATCGCAATTGTTGTTCCTATCCGCCGCAATCTGGACGGCAGCATCCTCAACGCAAATTTAGCAGAAGAACTGCTCCGCGGCATTGCTCAAGCTCAAACCGAAGTTAATTTAGGTCTTCTGGCTGCAAATGAGAACAATAAAAATTTTCCCGGTCAAGGCTTTCTCCAACCAAAAGCTATTAAAGGAAAAGGTCTCAAAGTCGTCATCGCCGATGATGGCAATATCAAATCCTACGCCGTTCAAAGGGCTAATTATCTCGTCGCTCAGCCCGATATTCTAGCAGTTATCGGACACTACACCAGCGACATGACTGTGGAAACAGTAGATATTTACAATCAAAATAAACTCGTCGCCATTTCTCCGGGAAGCACAACAGAAGAACTGACGCGAAAACCTCGAAAATTTTTCTTTCGGACGGCTCCGACAACTAGCATAGAGGCTGAAGCTTTAGTAAATCAACTGCTCTTGGTCGGTGATAAAAAAGCCGCAGTATTTTACAATCCCAACAGTCCGTTTAGCGCTTCTTTGTGGGAAGAATTCAAAAAGCAATTTGAAGCAAAAGGAGGCTCGACTTTTAGAATCAGTAATTATTACGACTTATCTAAAAATAATTTTAACGCCGAAGCAGCAATCCAAAAAGTTGAGAAAGCCGGAAAAACAGCCTTACTTGTCATTCCCGACGGTCAAGTCACTAATTCCCTGGAAAATGCGATCGAAATGATTAAAGCTAACGGCGATCGCAATTGGATTGTCGGGCCCTGGACGCTGTACGAGCCGAGAACGTTAGAAGTAGCCAAACAGCTAAAGTCTGTTAAAAAACTGGGCGTATCCGTGTTTTGGCATCCGTTAATAAGTTTTGACAAAAAATTTCCGCAAAACGCTGAAAAATTGTGGGGAGGCCCGTTGAATACCAGATCGGCTTTAACCTACGATGCCGCCCGGACGCTGATTAAAGCCCTAGAAATGCAGCCAGAACCCAGCCGCGAAGGAATGCAAAAAACCTTAGCCGATCCAAACTTTAAAGCCGAGGGAGCTACCGGTATAATAGAGTTTGACTCAAAGACTGGAAATCGGAAAAACCCTCCTAAACGAGTGGCGCATATTGTGCCGTGTTCTAGAGAACAGTTTGGAGTTACATTTGTGCCGATCGAATTTTCCACAGCCGCAGCCGCAGGTTTAAAGTGCGATTGA
- a CDS encoding PHP domain-containing protein, with amino-acid sequence MAVNFAASPASSLKPEAQNISALKQVFQTIDADSCPGSYNFHMHTVYSDGRLQPEKLMEQAIARGLKGLAITDHHSTQGYVQAQIWLDNWKLNHPDKNSEAPSLWTGAEINAELLNNEVHILGYSFDPQHPSLQPYLGGKSTEGTYCYSAARVIEAIHEAGGLAVLAHPCRYRSTADQLIPEAARFGIDGVEIYYAYGNPNPWKPSSKQTALVKDLAETYGLLGTCGTDSHGLSVLVRI; translated from the coding sequence ATGGCTGTCAATTTCGCTGCCTCCCCCGCTTCTAGTCTCAAACCAGAAGCCCAGAATATCTCAGCACTCAAACAAGTATTCCAGACAATTGATGCCGATAGCTGTCCGGGTTCCTATAATTTTCATATGCACACAGTCTACTCCGACGGGCGATTGCAGCCAGAGAAATTGATGGAACAAGCCATAGCCCGGGGTCTCAAGGGCTTAGCTATCACCGACCACCACAGCACCCAAGGCTACGTTCAAGCTCAAATTTGGCTGGATAATTGGAAATTAAACCATCCCGACAAAAATAGCGAAGCACCTAGTCTCTGGACAGGCGCTGAAATTAATGCCGAATTGCTCAACAATGAGGTACACATTCTCGGTTACTCCTTCGATCCGCAACATCCCAGTCTCCAACCATACCTAGGAGGTAAAAGCACTGAAGGCACTTATTGTTATTCAGCAGCCAGGGTAATTGAAGCTATTCATGAAGCAGGAGGTTTAGCAGTTCTCGCACATCCTTGCAGGTATCGATCGACAGCAGATCAACTAATCCCAGAAGCAGCCCGTTTCGGCATTGACGGCGTAGAAATCTACTATGCTTACGGTAATCCAAATCCTTGGAAACCAAGCTCCAAACAAACTGCTTTAGTCAAAGATTTAGCAGAAACTTATGGTTTGCTGGGAACTTGTGGCACGGACTCTCACGGTCTGAGTGTTCTAGTCCGAATCTAA
- a CDS encoding CO2 hydration protein, with amino-acid sequence MTTTVLKPSSHPLSAYIDILESGQALLPESAENVVEVVGILKSYGVVLDAYSRNLNYIAEEQFLVLFPFFKYFNGEVTLPKLMRYLWHDRINFEYAEYVMKTMLWHGGGGFDSYLDTPEFSSLVEKAIAAKLKGNFFMQGLHKTFPEFLPEQVRMLAYYTGLGQFWRVMSDLFMDLSDSYDRGETKSISDVVDFVKAGLVAAASLPITYSVKIHGQVYDIIPASANLTFLPDVAVPYVESIFFRGTAFFGTVSYNAQAHQIPEEQRDFAYGALFADPLPIGGAGIPPTQLMQDMRHYLPEYLHEIYRSSCRGEDDLRVQICQSFQKSMFCVTTATILGLAPHPMNTSDPEEKKANRAYLEGWMDRFGNSRLHWANQPTNRACQLFPER; translated from the coding sequence ATGACAACTACCGTATTAAAACCCTCTTCCCATCCCCTATCCGCATACATTGACATCTTGGAATCAGGCCAAGCTTTGCTGCCTGAATCTGCGGAAAATGTAGTAGAAGTTGTCGGCATTCTCAAAAGTTACGGTGTGGTTCTCGATGCCTATTCTCGCAATCTCAATTATATTGCTGAAGAACAGTTTTTAGTGCTTTTCCCGTTTTTTAAATATTTCAATGGGGAAGTCACTCTGCCGAAGTTAATGCGCTATTTGTGGCACGATCGCATAAATTTTGAGTATGCTGAGTATGTGATGAAAACTATGCTGTGGCACGGCGGCGGGGGGTTTGACAGTTATTTGGATACCCCGGAATTTAGCAGTTTGGTCGAAAAGGCGATCGCGGCTAAATTGAAAGGCAACTTTTTCATGCAGGGACTACACAAAACATTTCCTGAGTTTTTGCCTGAACAAGTGCGGATGCTGGCTTACTACACCGGTCTCGGTCAGTTTTGGCGGGTAATGAGCGATTTGTTTATGGACTTATCTGATTCCTACGATCGAGGGGAAACTAAGTCTATTTCTGATGTAGTTGATTTTGTCAAAGCCGGTTTAGTAGCCGCTGCCAGCCTACCGATTACCTACAGCGTCAAGATTCACGGTCAAGTCTACGATATCATTCCGGCCTCGGCTAACTTGACATTTTTACCAGATGTAGCCGTGCCTTATGTAGAGTCAATTTTCTTTCGGGGCACAGCTTTTTTTGGCACAGTTTCCTACAACGCTCAAGCGCATCAAATCCCGGAAGAACAAAGAGATTTTGCCTACGGGGCTTTGTTTGCCGATCCTTTACCGATTGGAGGTGCAGGGATTCCGCCAACTCAATTGATGCAAGATATGCGGCATTATTTGCCGGAGTATTTGCACGAAATTTATCGCAGTAGCTGTCGGGGTGAAGACGATCTGCGGGTGCAAATTTGTCAGAGTTTTCAAAAGTCGATGTTTTGCGTGACGACGGCGACTATTTTGGGTTTAGCACCTCATCCCATGAATACCTCCGATCCAGAGGAAAAAAAGGCTAATCGGGCTTATTTGGAAGGTTGGATGGATCGGTTTGGGAATTCTCGCTTGCATTGGGCAAATCAGCCAACTAACCGGGCCTGTCAGTTGTTCCCCGAACGGTAG
- a CDS encoding NADH-quinone oxidoreductase subunit M, protein MLSALIWIPILAAALIGLWPGSVNSKIVRNVAIAIAGITFILSVILAVQFDASTSQLQFSEFIPWVDVLGLNYNLGVDGLALPLVILNTLLTGVAIYATDESLRRPRLYYSLILLITGGVTGAFLSQNLLLFFLFFEVELIPLYLLIAIWGGERRGYAATKFLIYTAFSGIVLLAAFLGTGWLSGASSFDMVGAAGASHLQGGLPLPLVRQLVLLAGVLLAFGIKMPLVPFHTWLPDAHVEASTPVSVLLAGVLLKLGTYGMLRFGLGLFPDAWAVAAPILASWAVVSVLYGASCAIAQKDMKKIVAYSSIAHMGYILLASAAATPISMLGTVLQMVSHGLISALLFLSVGVVYKKSGTRNIDVLKGLFNPDRGLPMIGSLMILGVMASAGIPGLAGFIAEFLMFRGSLPVFPVQTLLCMIGTGLTSVYFLIMVNRAFFGRLSDLVENLPQVRWRDRIPSLILAIIIAIMGVQPGVLVALSEKTAIAMAANVPPQVKVIAQNLK, encoded by the coding sequence ATGCTCAGTGCTTTAATCTGGATACCTATTTTGGCGGCGGCTCTGATTGGACTCTGGCCCGGTTCAGTGAATTCTAAGATAGTTCGGAATGTCGCGATCGCCATTGCGGGTATAACTTTTATTCTCTCGGTGATTTTGGCAGTTCAGTTTGATGCCAGTACCAGTCAGTTGCAGTTTTCGGAATTTATTCCTTGGGTAGATGTTTTGGGATTGAATTACAATCTCGGTGTTGATGGTTTGGCTCTGCCTTTGGTAATTTTAAATACTCTGCTGACAGGGGTAGCTATTTACGCTACGGATGAGTCGCTCCGCAGGCCTCGACTTTACTATTCTTTGATTCTGTTAATTACCGGCGGCGTAACAGGGGCTTTTTTATCTCAAAATTTGCTGCTGTTTTTCCTGTTTTTTGAGGTAGAATTGATTCCGCTTTACCTCTTAATTGCTATCTGGGGAGGCGAGCGCCGGGGTTATGCTGCTACTAAGTTTTTAATCTATACTGCATTTTCGGGAATTGTGCTGCTGGCTGCTTTCTTGGGCACTGGTTGGCTTAGCGGTGCTTCGAGTTTCGATATGGTGGGTGCAGCGGGCGCATCGCATTTGCAAGGAGGATTGCCATTGCCTTTGGTAAGGCAACTTGTTTTGCTGGCAGGGGTGTTGCTGGCTTTTGGAATTAAGATGCCTTTGGTGCCTTTTCATACTTGGCTGCCGGATGCTCACGTAGAAGCTTCGACGCCGGTTTCGGTGCTGCTGGCGGGGGTGCTTTTGAAGCTGGGAACTTATGGGATGCTGCGCTTTGGTTTGGGTTTGTTTCCAGATGCGTGGGCGGTGGCGGCGCCGATTTTGGCGAGTTGGGCGGTGGTGAGTGTGCTTTACGGGGCCAGTTGCGCGATCGCCCAAAAAGATATGAAAAAAATTGTAGCTTACAGTTCGATCGCTCACATGGGCTACATTTTGTTAGCTAGCGCCGCAGCTACTCCGATTAGTATGCTGGGAACAGTGTTGCAAATGGTTAGCCACGGTTTAATTTCGGCGCTGCTATTTTTGAGTGTCGGCGTTGTTTACAAAAAATCCGGCACCCGCAACATCGATGTCCTCAAAGGTTTGTTCAATCCCGATCGCGGTTTGCCGATGATTGGCAGTTTAATGATCCTCGGCGTGATGGCAAGTGCCGGCATTCCGGGTTTGGCTGGATTTATTGCTGAATTTTTGATGTTTCGGGGCAGTTTGCCAGTGTTTCCGGTGCAAACTTTGCTCTGCATGATCGGCACTGGTTTAACTTCAGTTTACTTTTTAATTATGGTCAACCGCGCCTTTTTCGGCCGCCTTTCGGATTTGGTGGAAAATTTGCCCCAAGTCCGCTGGCGCGATCGCATCCCTTCGCTGATTTTAGCAATAATTATCGCCATCATGGGAGTGCAGCCCGGAGTTTTAGTTGCTTTGAGCGAAAAAACTGCGATCGCAATGGCAGCTAATGTCCCACCCCAAGTTAAAGTGATTGCTCAAAACTTGAAATAA
- a CDS encoding Uma2 family endonuclease encodes MTTSLTDREDLQIKSGSPSTRLTVADLEQVQGILCEAHLDYQLELVDGKIIVMGPSDIVSSEIGAEFGRLLGNWVKPRKLGRVFESSGGFILPNSDLRAPDVSFVIADRLKQSKRHFAELVPDLVVEIKSQSDRLKPLREKILSFIELGAKVGILIDPDKRTVTIYTPTAEPVVLRDGDMISIPELLPGWEVAVTELWPIDFE; translated from the coding sequence ATGACCACAAGTCTTACAGATCGAGAAGATTTGCAAATTAAATCCGGTTCTCCTTCCACCCGCCTCACCGTTGCCGACTTAGAACAAGTGCAAGGTATACTCTGCGAAGCACATCTAGACTACCAATTAGAACTGGTAGACGGGAAGATTATCGTTATGGGCCCATCAGACATTGTATCGAGCGAAATAGGAGCAGAGTTTGGCAGACTTTTGGGGAACTGGGTCAAACCTCGCAAACTCGGACGAGTGTTTGAGTCCAGCGGCGGGTTTATTCTCCCCAATTCCGATCTGAGAGCTCCCGATGTTTCTTTTGTAATAGCCGATCGCCTCAAACAAAGTAAAAGGCATTTTGCCGAACTCGTTCCCGACTTAGTTGTAGAAATAAAATCTCAGTCCGATCGCCTCAAACCCCTGAGAGAAAAAATTTTATCATTTATCGAACTCGGAGCCAAAGTAGGAATATTAATCGACCCAGACAAGCGCACAGTAACAATTTACACTCCGACAGCCGAGCCAGTGGTATTGCGAGACGGCGACATGATTTCAATTCCCGAACTTTTGCCCGGTTGGGAAGTTGCGGTGACCGAATTGTGGCCCATCGATTTTGAGTAA
- a CDS encoding NAD(P)H-quinone oxidoreductase subunit F, with product MTQFLLQACWWVPLYGLIGAILTLPWSTGTVRRTGPRPAAYFNLLMTVLAFIHGSVIFTATWDRPPQQLLVHWVQAADLDLSFAIEISTVSVGAMELVTVLSLLAQIYALGYMEKDWALARFFGLLGFFEAAISGIAISDSLLITYALLEVLTLSTYLLVGFWYAQPLVVTAARDAFLTKRVGDVPLLMGVVTLSTLAGSLNFSDLETWAETATLSPVVATLLGLALISAPTAKCAQFPFHLWLDEAMEGPNPASIMRNTVVVGAGAYVLIKLQPVLALSPVTGGVLVVLGAVTAVGASLVAIAQIDIKRALSHSTSASMGLVFIAVGLNQVDIALLLLFAHSIAKGLLFMSVGSIITTTNTQDLTEMGGLWSKMPATTTAYLVGAAGMVALLPLGNFWAMRRWLNGFWTVPLWLVIVLLLVNGLTALNLTRIFGLVFVGKPQAKTRRAPEVGWPMALPMVILTVMGLLVPWMLQQWQLLISWTGPWVETGDFYALNLLLKTLDTPLLIFSGLIGVAVGVAIYWYGVLPRPVRLPVPALQDLFAYDFYIDRVYRLTVVWAVAFISKISAWTDRYVVDGAVNLFGLATIFSGEGLKYSGTGQSQFYVLTIAGGVAVLLALIIWQF from the coding sequence ATGACTCAATTTCTCCTCCAAGCCTGTTGGTGGGTACCTTTATATGGCTTAATAGGCGCAATTTTAACTTTGCCGTGGTCTACGGGCACCGTTCGCAGAACAGGCCCGAGACCTGCAGCTTACTTCAATTTGCTGATGACGGTGTTGGCTTTCATACACGGGTCAGTTATTTTTACAGCGACTTGGGATCGACCGCCCCAACAGTTGCTCGTGCACTGGGTGCAAGCAGCCGATTTAGATTTGTCTTTTGCAATAGAAATCTCCACGGTCAGCGTCGGAGCAATGGAGTTAGTTACAGTTCTGAGTTTGCTAGCACAAATTTACGCTCTTGGCTACATGGAAAAAGACTGGGCGCTAGCTCGATTTTTTGGGCTGCTGGGTTTTTTTGAAGCGGCAATTAGCGGCATTGCGATTAGCGACTCGCTGCTGATAACTTACGCTTTGTTGGAAGTGCTGACGCTTTCAACTTACTTGCTAGTCGGGTTTTGGTACGCTCAACCGCTGGTAGTAACAGCCGCTAGAGATGCCTTTTTAACAAAGCGTGTAGGAGACGTGCCGCTGCTGATGGGAGTAGTGACGCTTTCAACTTTAGCGGGAAGTTTGAATTTTTCCGATTTGGAAACATGGGCTGAAACTGCAACTTTGTCTCCGGTAGTAGCGACTCTTTTAGGTTTGGCTTTAATCTCCGCACCTACGGCCAAGTGCGCTCAATTTCCCTTCCATTTGTGGCTCGACGAGGCGATGGAAGGGCCCAACCCGGCTTCGATTATGCGGAATACGGTAGTTGTAGGCGCTGGGGCTTATGTTTTGATTAAACTTCAGCCTGTTTTAGCGCTGTCGCCCGTGACGGGTGGGGTGCTGGTGGTTTTGGGTGCGGTGACGGCTGTTGGCGCTTCCTTGGTGGCGATCGCCCAAATCGACATCAAAAGAGCACTATCGCATTCTACCAGCGCTTCTATGGGTTTGGTGTTTATCGCCGTGGGGCTAAATCAAGTTGACATTGCTTTGCTGTTGCTGTTCGCGCACTCGATCGCCAAGGGCCTATTATTCATGAGCGTAGGGTCAATTATTACCACAACTAACACTCAAGATTTAACAGAAATGGGTGGGTTGTGGTCGAAGATGCCTGCCACGACTACCGCTTATTTAGTAGGCGCTGCGGGGATGGTAGCGCTGTTGCCTCTGGGCAACTTTTGGGCGATGCGGCGCTGGCTCAACGGTTTTTGGACGGTGCCTTTGTGGCTGGTAATAGTGCTGCTTTTAGTTAACGGTTTGACAGCGCTAAATTTAACTCGCATATTCGGTTTAGTGTTTGTGGGAAAACCGCAGGCGAAAACTCGCCGAGCTCCAGAAGTTGGTTGGCCGATGGCTTTGCCGATGGTAATTTTGACGGTGATGGGGCTGTTAGTGCCTTGGATGTTGCAGCAGTGGCAACTGTTAATTAGTTGGACTGGCCCTTGGGTGGAAACGGGAGATTTTTATGCTTTAAATTTGCTGTTGAAGACGCTGGATACGCCGCTATTGATTTTCTCTGGGTTGATTGGCGTTGCGGTTGGGGTGGCGATTTATTGGTACGGGGTTTTACCTCGACCGGTACGGCTGCCGGTGCCGGCGTTGCAGGATTTGTTTGCTTACGATTTTTATATCGATCGAGTTTACCGCTTGACTGTCGTTTGGGCTGTGGCTTTTATTTCTAAAATCAGCGCTTGGACTGATAGGTATGTGGTGGACGGGGCGGTGAATTTGTTCGGTTTGGCGACAATTTTCAGCGGCGAAGGGTTGAAGTACAGCGGCACAGGTCAGTCGCAGTTTTATGTGTTGACTATTGCGGGGGGGGTTGCTGTGTTGCTGGCGTTGATTATTTGGCAGTTTTAA